A window from Cyprinus carpio isolate SPL01 chromosome A11, ASM1834038v1, whole genome shotgun sequence encodes these proteins:
- the LOC109080298 gene encoding putative claudin-24, whose product MDSGLWTLELLGVFFSLTACLCSLVTLMLPRWLTLSTELLPTESFQLGLWETCVVQDLGVTECRPYDSLLGLPSDIRLARILMCATLATGLTGLLFAIPGIYLVNSCRRTENFEAKRTLKMLGGIFSVITGVLGLVPVSYVAHLTVLRFFDESVPSVVPRWEFGDALFFGWTAGGLHLAAGFLLVTSCLFLQDETCSLHQSIALNRARPEQSPRRRTEYV is encoded by the coding sequence ATGGACTCTGGATTATGGACTCTGGAGCTGCTGGGTGTGTTTTTCTCGCTGACCGCCTGCTTGTGTTCGCTGGTCACCCTCATGTTGCCGCGGTGGCTCACGCTCTCCACCGAGCTCCTGCCCACTGAGAGCTTCCAGCTGGGACTGTGGGAAACCTGTGTGGTTCAGGATCTCGGGGTGACCGAGTGCCGGCCGTACGACAGTCTGCTGGGTCTCCCGTCGGACATCCGGCTGGCCCGAATCCTGATGTGCGCCACGCTGGCGACGGGTTTAACTGGTCTATTATTCGCCATCCCGGGCATCTACCTGGTGAACAGCTGCAGACGCACAGAGAACTTTGAAGCCAAAAGGACTTTGAAGATGCTCGGCGGGATCTTCAGCGTCATCACGGGCGTTCTCGGGCTCGTGCCTGTCTCGTACGTGGCGCATCTGACGGTCCTGCGGTTCTTCGATGAGAGCGTGCCAAGCGTCGTTCCTCGCTGGGAGTTCGGAGATGCGCTTTTCTTCGGCTGGACGGCAGGGGGGTTGCATTTGGCGGCTGGTTTCTTGTTGGTCACTTCGTGCTTGTTTTTGCAGGACGAAACATGTTCGCTTCACCAATCCATAGCGCTAAACAGAGCTCGTCCAGAACAATCTCCACGCAGGAGGACAGAATATGTGTGA